The Pseudomonas sp. FP2309 genome has a window encoding:
- a CDS encoding TolC family outer membrane protein, whose product MLRKLSLAIAVSCATNAMVWAAEAPLSARTDLVSVYQEAVDNNADLAAARAQYGAQKEVVPQARAGLLPNLSAGADINNVRTQIDTPAATANRDAHSWRATLSQPLFRADRWFQLQAAEAVNEQAALQLSATEQNLILQSAENYFAVLRAQDNLASTKAEENAFKRQLDQSNERFDVGLSDKTDVLQSQASYDTARANRILAQRQVDDAFEALITLTNRQYNSIQGIVHTLPVLPPLPNDAKAWVETAGRQNLNLLASNYAVTAAEETLKQRKAGHAPTLDAVAQYEKGDNDALGFSNPNAFGTPYRGDVEQRTIGLRLSIPLYSGGLTSSQVRESYSRLGQTEQQREGLRRQVVENTRNLHRAVNTDVEQVQARRQSIISNQSAVQATEIGYQVGTRNIVDVLDSQRQLYASVRNYNNSRYDYILDNLRLKQAAGTLNPGDLQDLARYLKADYNPDKDFLPPDLAKAAAEQLKARPGY is encoded by the coding sequence ATGCTGCGCAAACTCTCACTGGCTATTGCCGTGTCTTGTGCGACCAACGCAATGGTCTGGGCAGCTGAAGCGCCCTTGTCCGCCAGAACCGACCTGGTCAGCGTCTACCAGGAAGCGGTGGATAACAACGCCGACCTGGCCGCCGCCAGGGCTCAGTACGGCGCGCAAAAAGAAGTGGTGCCCCAGGCCCGCGCCGGCTTGCTGCCCAACCTCTCGGCCGGTGCCGATATCAACAATGTGCGCACCCAGATCGACACCCCGGCGGCGACCGCCAACCGCGATGCCCACTCCTGGCGCGCCACCCTGAGCCAGCCGCTGTTCCGCGCCGACCGCTGGTTCCAGTTGCAAGCCGCCGAAGCCGTCAACGAGCAGGCTGCGCTGCAACTGTCGGCCACCGAACAAAACCTGATCCTGCAAAGCGCCGAGAACTACTTCGCCGTGCTGCGCGCCCAGGACAACCTGGCCTCCACCAAGGCCGAAGAAAATGCCTTCAAGCGCCAACTGGACCAGTCCAACGAGCGCTTCGACGTGGGCCTGTCGGACAAGACCGACGTGCTGCAATCCCAGGCCAGCTACGACACGGCGCGGGCCAACCGCATCCTTGCCCAGCGCCAGGTCGACGACGCGTTTGAAGCCTTGATCACCCTGACCAACCGCCAGTACAACTCGATCCAGGGCATTGTCCACACGCTGCCGGTGTTGCCGCCGCTGCCCAACGACGCCAAGGCCTGGGTGGAAACCGCCGGCCGCCAGAACCTGAACCTGCTCGCCAGCAACTACGCCGTGACCGCCGCCGAGGAAACCCTCAAGCAGCGCAAGGCCGGCCACGCACCCACCCTGGATGCGGTGGCGCAGTACGAAAAAGGCGACAACGACGCCCTCGGTTTCAGCAACCCGAACGCCTTCGGCACGCCTTACCGGGGCGACGTCGAGCAACGCACCATTGGGCTGCGCTTGAGTATCCCGCTGTACAGCGGCGGCCTGACCAGCTCACAAGTGCGTGAGTCCTACTCGCGCCTGGGCCAGACCGAGCAGCAGCGCGAAGGCCTGCGCCGCCAAGTGGTGGAAAACACCCGCAACCTGCACCGCGCGGTGAACACCGATGTGGAACAGGTACAGGCGCGCCGCCAGTCGATCATCTCCAACCAGAGCGCGGTGCAAGCCACGGAAATCGGTTACCAGGTGGGGACGCGCAATATCGTCGATGTGCTCGACTCCCAGCGCCAGCTCTACGCGTCGGTACGTAACTACAACAACAGCCGCTACGACTACATCCTCGACAACCTGCGCTTGAAGCAGGCGGCCGGCACGCTGAACCCAGGGGATCTGCAGGACCTGGCGCGCTACCTCAAGGCGGACTACAACCCGGACAAAGACTTCCTGCCGCCGGACCTGGCCAAAGCCGCCGCCGAACAGTTAAAAGCCCGACCGGGTTACTGA
- a CDS encoding metal ABC transporter ATPase, with the protein MPRTLIRKNPSNFKTLPLHVEATPEGLSYQSVGMPLNFAQTLQRRKPVEAPDAERFVLELANLGVSVRLTLHWQNRDYWVLVRQRRQDRGDVVLKLISGYVPAHELNLPLHTAIQEIAEECLLETPEGWLGGRFNDTWLPAPYSAALHYREALPFRLSPLSGAARPVRCATTQLIERPRAYVHLPTASLQLIYDLRLEVPKEAKSLSLFHVDERLEGDQLVARLDRKRPDLYLMPLKDGQPLPELYTLKKDQLYPASTRGLYLAESFAQQEGWLVREERIRWKDWLRQQGLAEPEKESKLKGLARRVLRKIVPKKKVKG; encoded by the coding sequence ATGCCGCGCACGCTCATAAGAAAAAACCCCAGTAACTTTAAAACACTGCCGCTGCACGTCGAAGCCACACCCGAAGGCCTGAGTTACCAGAGCGTGGGCATGCCGCTCAACTTTGCCCAGACCCTGCAACGGCGCAAACCGGTGGAAGCACCGGACGCCGAGCGATTCGTCCTGGAACTGGCGAACCTCGGTGTGTCGGTACGACTGACCCTGCATTGGCAGAACCGCGATTACTGGGTACTGGTACGCCAACGCCGCCAGGACCGTGGCGACGTGGTACTCAAGCTGATCTCGGGCTACGTCCCGGCCCACGAACTGAACCTGCCGCTGCACACCGCCATCCAGGAAATTGCCGAAGAGTGCCTGCTGGAAACGCCCGAAGGCTGGCTCGGCGGGCGCTTCAACGATACCTGGCTGCCCGCGCCCTACTCGGCCGCGCTGCATTACCGCGAAGCGCTGCCGTTTCGCCTGAGCCCCTTGTCCGGCGCCGCCCGCCCGGTGCGCTGCGCAACCACCCAACTGATCGAACGCCCCAGGGCCTACGTGCACCTGCCCACGGCGTCGCTGCAACTGATTTACGACCTGCGCCTGGAAGTGCCGAAGGAAGCCAAATCCCTGAGCCTGTTCCATGTCGACGAGCGCCTGGAAGGCGACCAGTTAGTCGCACGCCTGGACCGCAAGCGTCCGGACCTGTACTTGATGCCGCTCAAAGACGGCCAGCCTCTTCCCGAGTTGTACACCCTGAAGAAAGACCAACTGTACCCGGCCAGTACGCGGGGTTTATACCTGGCAGAAAGCTTTGCCCAACAGGAAGGCTGGTTGGTACGCGAAGAACGCATTCGCTGGAAGGATTGGTTACGCCAGCAAGGCTTGGCGGAGCCTGAAAAAGAATCAAAGTTGAAGGGATTGGCGCGGCGCGTGTTGCGCAAGATCGTGCCGAAGAAAAAGGTCAAGGGTTGA
- a CDS encoding NAD-dependent epimerase/dehydratase family protein, translating into MSKAAPLVLITGGAGFIGSHLVDALLAKGYGVRVLDNLSTGKRSNLPLDNPRVELLEGDVADAELVAHAAADATAVVHLAAVASVQASVDDPVSTHQSNFVGTLNVCEAMRRAGVKRVLYASSAAVYGNNGEGASIDEETTKAPLTPYAADKLAGEHYFDFYRRQHGLEPVIFRFFNIFGPRQDPSSPYSGVISIFSERARQGLPIAVFGDGEQTRDFMYVEDLVDVLVQAIEAPEAPLGAINVGWNRTTTLKQVLQALEEALGSLPAVTFGPARSGDIRHSRANNQRLLANFTLPEPTPLKVGLERLLNG; encoded by the coding sequence ATGAGTAAGGCTGCCCCGTTGGTCCTGATCACCGGCGGCGCCGGCTTTATTGGTTCGCACCTGGTCGATGCGTTACTCGCCAAGGGCTATGGCGTGCGCGTGCTGGACAACTTGTCCACAGGCAAGCGCAGCAATCTGCCGTTGGACAACCCGCGCGTCGAGCTGCTTGAAGGTGATGTGGCCGATGCCGAGCTGGTGGCGCATGCCGCTGCTGACGCAACGGCGGTGGTGCACCTTGCCGCCGTGGCGTCGGTGCAGGCGTCGGTGGATGATCCGGTCAGCACCCACCAGAGCAATTTCGTCGGCACCTTGAACGTCTGCGAAGCCATGCGCAGGGCGGGCGTCAAGCGCGTGCTGTACGCCTCGAGCGCTGCGGTGTATGGCAACAACGGTGAAGGTGCTTCGATCGACGAAGAGACCACCAAGGCGCCGTTGACGCCCTATGCCGCCGACAAACTGGCGGGTGAGCACTACTTTGATTTCTACCGCCGCCAGCATGGTCTGGAGCCGGTGATTTTCCGCTTCTTCAATATTTTCGGGCCGCGCCAGGATCCGTCATCGCCGTACTCCGGTGTGATCAGTATCTTCAGTGAACGGGCCCGGCAGGGCTTGCCGATTGCCGTGTTTGGCGATGGCGAGCAGACCCGCGACTTTATGTACGTCGAAGACCTGGTGGACGTGTTGGTGCAGGCCATCGAAGCGCCGGAGGCTCCGCTGGGGGCGATCAACGTCGGCTGGAACCGCACCACTACCCTCAAGCAGGTGTTGCAGGCATTGGAAGAGGCGCTGGGCTCGCTGCCTGCCGTGACGTTCGGGCCGGCGCGTTCGGGGGACATCCGGCATTCGCGGGCGAATAACCAGCGGCTGTTGGCGAACTTCACATTGCCGGAGCCTACACCGTTAAAAGTCGGTCTGGAGCGCCTGCTTAACGGCTAG
- a CDS encoding LysR family transcriptional regulator, with amino-acid sequence MSVQWNLEQMRLFVSVAEQRSFSAVARGQRKAQSAVSNGIALLEADLGVSLFERSSGRQPRLTEAGAVLLEEAREVLRQCERLNGRALSLMRGEEARLRLAQDEAMLYQPVLDSLDVLAGKFPNLEVQLSSAAQGDVARKLVERKADLGLLFYHDQIPEALERRVVGSVEMVTVCGRNHPLATQGFVDCQRLAQFRQLLMSTQTSVYPGSEAASPQVWRADSFYVLAEWLIRGLGWAWLPRHVVQYPAYQNQMVELDSEWTPPALVVELVWRRDEPLGPAAQFLAERFAECLRAID; translated from the coding sequence ATGAGTGTGCAGTGGAACCTGGAGCAGATGCGGCTGTTTGTGAGCGTTGCCGAACAGCGTTCGTTTTCGGCGGTAGCGCGCGGGCAGCGCAAGGCGCAATCGGCGGTGAGCAATGGCATCGCCTTGCTGGAGGCGGACTTGGGCGTAAGCCTGTTTGAACGCAGCAGTGGCCGCCAGCCGCGCTTGACCGAAGCCGGCGCGGTGCTGCTCGAAGAAGCCAGGGAAGTGTTGCGTCAATGCGAGCGCCTCAACGGCCGCGCGCTGTCGCTGATGCGCGGCGAAGAAGCGCGTCTGCGCCTGGCCCAGGACGAGGCGATGCTGTACCAGCCTGTGCTCGACAGCCTGGATGTCCTGGCCGGGAAATTTCCGAACCTGGAAGTACAGCTTTCCAGCGCTGCTCAAGGCGACGTCGCACGCAAGTTGGTCGAGCGCAAGGCGGACCTGGGCCTGTTGTTCTATCACGACCAGATCCCCGAAGCGCTGGAGCGCCGGGTGGTGGGCAGTGTCGAGATGGTCACCGTCTGTGGGCGCAATCACCCCTTGGCGACGCAGGGCTTCGTGGACTGCCAGCGCCTGGCGCAGTTTCGGCAGTTACTGATGTCGACCCAGACCAGTGTGTATCCCGGCAGCGAGGCCGCCAGCCCGCAGGTGTGGCGGGCCGACAGCTTCTACGTGCTCGCCGAATGGTTGATCCGCGGCCTGGGCTGGGCCTGGTTGCCCCGGCATGTGGTGCAATACCCGGCCTACCAAAACCAGATGGTCGAACTCGACAGCGAATGGACCCCGCCAGCCCTGGTGGTCGAGTTGGTGTGGCGCCGTGACGAACCCTTGGGCCCTGCCGCACAGTTTCTTGCCGAACGTTTTGCCGAGTGCCTGCGGGCGATAGATTGA
- a CDS encoding FAD-binding oxidoreductase: protein MPSVISTDVLIVGAGVAGLWLNARLRRQGFSTVVVESATLGGGQSVKSQGIIHGGAKYALHGALTGASEAIADMPRRWREALAGNGELDLSGVRVLSQAHYLWSPGTIAGNLTSFFASKAVRGRVDQVKGDELPPALQNPRFKGKVYRLAELVVDVPSVIERLAQLAGDGLLAGQRIEPLRDGDTLVGLKVDGREIRAQRIVLSAGGGTAELLSALGLSQPAMQTRPLHMIIAKGPGLKPLYAHCLGGGTKPRITVTTHPAADGNWVWYMGGDIAEADGVARTPEQQIATARKELAQLLPWIDMGQTQWATLRVDRAEPLQSGLSRPDNAFLAEDGRLLVGWPTKLALAPDFADRVINSLERDGIHPSNAGPLPELPKPAIGVPAWEQLLP from the coding sequence ATGCCATCCGTTATTTCCACCGACGTTCTGATTGTCGGCGCCGGGGTTGCCGGCCTCTGGCTGAATGCGCGCCTGCGCCGCCAGGGGTTTTCCACGGTGGTGGTGGAAAGCGCCACCTTGGGGGGAGGGCAAAGCGTGAAGTCCCAGGGGATCATTCACGGCGGTGCGAAATACGCCCTGCACGGCGCCCTTACCGGCGCCTCCGAAGCCATCGCCGATATGCCCCGCCGCTGGCGCGAAGCCCTGGCGGGTAACGGCGAACTGGACCTGTCCGGCGTGCGCGTGCTTTCGCAAGCTCATTACTTGTGGTCCCCCGGCACGATCGCCGGCAACCTCACCAGTTTTTTCGCAAGCAAGGCCGTGCGCGGCCGGGTCGATCAGGTCAAGGGCGACGAACTGCCACCCGCACTGCAAAACCCTCGCTTCAAGGGCAAGGTCTATCGCCTGGCCGAACTGGTGGTGGACGTACCGAGCGTCATTGAACGCCTGGCGCAGTTGGCCGGCGACGGCTTGCTCGCCGGGCAACGCATTGAACCGCTGCGCGACGGCGACACTCTGGTGGGCTTGAAGGTCGATGGTCGCGAGATCCGCGCCCAGCGCATCGTGCTGAGCGCCGGCGGCGGCACTGCAGAGCTGCTCAGCGCCCTGGGCCTGAGCCAGCCGGCCATGCAAACACGCCCGTTGCATATGATCATCGCCAAGGGCCCCGGCCTGAAGCCGCTGTACGCCCACTGCCTGGGCGGCGGCACCAAGCCACGCATCACTGTGACCACGCATCCGGCGGCCGACGGCAATTGGGTGTGGTACATGGGCGGCGACATTGCCGAGGCCGATGGTGTGGCGCGCACGCCTGAACAACAGATCGCCACTGCCCGAAAAGAGCTGGCGCAACTGCTGCCCTGGATCGACATGGGCCAGACCCAATGGGCGACCTTGCGCGTCGACCGCGCCGAGCCGCTGCAGTCGGGCCTGAGCCGCCCCGACAACGCTTTCCTCGCCGAAGATGGGCGCCTGTTGGTTGGCTGGCCGACCAAACTGGCCCTGGCGCCGGACTTCGCCGATCGGGTAATCAACAGCTTGGAACGCGACGGCATTCACCCAAGCAACGCGGGGCCGCTGCCGGAGCTGCCAAAACCGGCCATCGGTGTACCGGCCTGGGAGCAACTGCTGCCATGA
- a CDS encoding multidrug efflux SMR transporter has translation MNAAYYYLAIAICSEVIATVSMKAIKGLSTPIPLLLVIVGYGVAFWMLTLVVRTVPVGVAYAVWAGMGIVMVSIAALFIYGQKLDLPAMLGMGLIVLGVVVIQLFSKTAGH, from the coding sequence ATGAACGCTGCTTACTACTACCTGGCCATTGCCATTTGCTCGGAAGTGATCGCCACTGTGTCGATGAAAGCCATCAAAGGTTTGAGCACGCCTATCCCGCTGTTGCTGGTGATCGTCGGCTACGGTGTGGCCTTTTGGATGCTGACCCTGGTCGTGCGCACCGTGCCGGTGGGCGTGGCCTACGCCGTGTGGGCCGGCATGGGCATTGTGATGGTCAGCATTGCGGCGTTGTTTATTTACGGGCAAAAGCTCGACCTGCCGGCAATGCTGGGCATGGGCCTGATTGTGCTGGGCGTGGTGGTCATCCAACTGTTCTCGAAAACCGCCGGGCACTGA
- a CDS encoding aldo/keto reductase, producing MSLPTLHDLLRPLGSTGLLVSPLGLGTVKLGRDQGVKYPNGFQIPDDDEARMLLRQARQLGINLIDTAPAYGRSEERLGPLLRGQRKDWVIVSKVGEEFEDGVSRHDFSATHTRLSIERSLKRLETDFIDLVLVHSDGNDLHILNDCEVYQTLAALKQEGKIRGFGFSGKTVEGGVKALEQGDCAMVTYNLNEQAEKTVIDYAAVHGKGILVKKALASGHVCLEPGMDPIHASFMLLFAQTGVASAIVGTINPLHLAHNVATAAKVIRQL from the coding sequence ATGAGCCTGCCAACCCTGCACGACCTGCTCCGCCCCTTGGGCAGCACCGGCCTGCTGGTTTCGCCGCTGGGCCTGGGCACCGTCAAACTGGGCCGCGACCAAGGTGTGAAATACCCCAACGGTTTTCAAATTCCGGATGACGACGAAGCGCGGATGCTGCTGCGCCAGGCGCGCCAGTTGGGCATCAACCTGATCGATACGGCGCCTGCCTATGGGCGCAGCGAAGAACGCCTGGGCCCGCTGCTGCGTGGCCAGCGCAAAGACTGGGTGATCGTCAGCAAGGTCGGCGAGGAATTCGAGGACGGCGTTTCCCGCCACGACTTCAGCGCAACCCACACTCGCCTGTCCATCGAGCGCAGCTTGAAACGGCTTGAAACGGATTTTATCGATCTGGTGCTGGTGCATTCCGACGGCAACGACCTGCACATCCTCAACGATTGCGAGGTTTACCAGACCCTGGCAGCGCTGAAACAAGAGGGCAAAATTCGTGGGTTCGGCTTCTCCGGCAAAACCGTTGAAGGGGGCGTGAAAGCGCTGGAACAGGGCGATTGCGCAATGGTTACCTACAATTTGAACGAACAGGCCGAGAAAACCGTCATTGATTACGCAGCGGTGCACGGCAAGGGCATTCTGGTGAAAAAGGCCCTGGCCAGCGGCCATGTTTGCCTGGAGCCTGGAATGGATCCAATACACGCGAGTTTCATGCTGTTGTTTGCGCAAACCGGCGTGGCCAGTGCTATTGTCGGGACCATTAATCCGCTGCACCTGGCCCATAACGTGGCGACCGCTGCCAAGGTCATCCGTCAACTCTGA
- the hldE gene encoding bifunctional D-glycero-beta-D-manno-heptose-7-phosphate kinase/D-glycero-beta-D-manno-heptose 1-phosphate adenylyltransferase HldE — MKLSMPRFDQAPVLVVGDVMLDRYWHGGTSRISPEAPVPVVKVEQIEDRPGGAANVALNIAALGAPASLVGVTGDDEAADSLANSLRGAGVRALFQRIANQPTIVKLRVMSRHQQLLRIDFEEPFTTDPLALSGQVDALLEGIKVLVLSDYGKGALKNHQVLIQAAKARGIPVLADPKGKDFSIYRGASLITPNLSEFEAIVGGCADEHELVTKGAALMADLDLGALLVTRGEHGMTLLRPGHPAMHLPARAREVFDVTGAGDTVISTLAASIAAGEELPHAVALANLAAGIVVGKLGTAAISAPELRRAIQRSEGSERGVLTIEQLLLAIDDARAHNESIVFTNGCFDILHAGHVTYLEQARAQGDRLIVAVNDDASVSRLKGPGRPINSVERRMAVLAGLGAVDWVISFPEATPENLLAQVKPDVLVKGGDYSVDQVVGADIVSAYGGTVKVLGLVENSSTTAIVEKIRNNE; from the coding sequence ATGAAGTTGTCCATGCCGCGATTCGATCAAGCCCCTGTCTTGGTGGTCGGCGATGTCATGCTCGACCGTTACTGGCATGGCGGTACCTCACGGATTTCCCCTGAGGCACCGGTACCGGTAGTCAAGGTCGAGCAAATCGAAGACCGTCCAGGTGGCGCTGCCAACGTTGCCCTCAATATCGCCGCACTCGGCGCCCCTGCTTCCCTGGTGGGTGTGACGGGCGACGACGAAGCCGCCGACAGCCTGGCCAACAGCCTGCGCGGCGCCGGCGTACGTGCGCTGTTCCAGCGCATCGCTAATCAGCCGACCATCGTCAAGCTGCGGGTGATGAGCCGTCACCAGCAATTGTTGCGTATTGATTTCGAAGAGCCGTTCACCACCGACCCGCTGGCCCTCAGCGGTCAGGTCGACGCGCTGCTCGAAGGCATCAAGGTGCTGGTGCTGTCCGACTACGGCAAAGGCGCACTGAAAAACCACCAGGTGCTGATCCAGGCGGCCAAGGCCCGAGGTATCCCTGTACTGGCCGATCCCAAGGGCAAGGACTTCTCGATTTATCGAGGCGCCAGCCTGATCACGCCGAACCTCAGCGAATTCGAAGCCATTGTCGGCGGTTGCGCCGATGAGCACGAACTGGTGACCAAGGGCGCTGCCCTGATGGCCGACCTCGACCTGGGCGCTTTGCTGGTGACCCGTGGCGAGCACGGCATGACCCTGCTGCGTCCCGGCCACCCGGCCATGCACCTGCCGGCACGTGCCCGTGAAGTGTTCGACGTCACCGGCGCCGGCGACACCGTGATTTCCACCCTGGCCGCGTCCATCGCCGCTGGCGAGGAACTGCCCCACGCCGTGGCCCTGGCCAACCTGGCGGCGGGCATCGTGGTGGGCAAACTGGGTACCGCCGCCATCAGCGCCCCTGAGCTGCGCCGAGCGATCCAGCGTTCCGAAGGCTCGGAGCGTGGCGTGCTGACCATCGAACAATTGCTGCTGGCGATTGACGATGCCCGTGCCCACAACGAGAGCATCGTCTTCACCAACGGCTGTTTCGACATCCTGCACGCCGGCCACGTGACGTACCTGGAGCAGGCGCGGGCCCAAGGCGATCGCCTGATCGTCGCGGTCAACGACGACGCGTCGGTCAGCCGCCTCAAAGGTCCCGGGCGCCCGATCAACAGCGTTGAGCGGCGCATGGCCGTACTGGCCGGCCTGGGCGCGGTGGACTGGGTGATCAGCTTCCCTGAAGCGACCCCGGAAAACCTGCTGGCCCAGGTCAAGCCGGACGTACTGGTCAAGGGCGGTGACTATTCCGTCGACCAGGTGGTGGGGGCGGATATCGTCAGCGCCTACGGCGGCACGGTCAAAGTGCTGGGACTGGTCGAGAACAGCTCGACCACGGCAATCGTCGAGAAGATCCGCAACAATGAGTAA
- the waaA gene encoding lipid IV(A) 3-deoxy-D-manno-octulosonic acid transferase produces the protein MNRTLYSCLFYLALPLVALRLWLRARKAPAYARRVGERFSYGLPAMKPGGIWVHAVSVGESIAAAPMIRELLARYPQLPITVTCMTPTGSERIQALFANEPRIQHCYLPYDLPCAAKRFLDRVQPTLAVIMETELWPNHIHACAMRGIPVALANARLSARSAKGYARFAKLTAPMLSQMSLFAVQTETEAQRFLSLGARSDTIEVTGSIKFDLTIDPQLLERAAALREQWGASERPVWIAASTHEGEDEVVLAAHRQLLANYPNALLILVPRHQERFAPMYELCEQQGFATVRRSAGEPVDAHTSVLLGDTMGELLFLYALADSAFVGGSLVPTGGHNPLEPAALAKPVIMGPHVFNFLEITAMLRDAGALREVDDAEGLAEAVRQLFELPQDARRMAEAGLRVMRANQGALQRLLDGLDRLISH, from the coding sequence ATGAATAGAACTCTCTACAGCTGTCTGTTTTACCTGGCGCTGCCGTTGGTGGCTTTACGTCTATGGCTGCGTGCGCGCAAGGCGCCGGCCTATGCCAGGCGCGTGGGCGAGCGGTTTTCGTACGGCTTGCCGGCGATGAAGCCCGGAGGGATCTGGGTGCATGCGGTGTCGGTGGGCGAAAGCATCGCGGCGGCGCCGATGATTCGTGAGCTGCTGGCGCGTTATCCACAGCTGCCGATCACCGTCACCTGCATGACGCCCACCGGTTCCGAGCGTATCCAGGCCTTGTTCGCCAACGAGCCGCGCATCCAGCACTGCTATTTGCCGTATGACCTGCCGTGCGCGGCCAAGCGTTTTCTCGACCGTGTGCAGCCCACGCTCGCTGTGATCATGGAAACCGAACTGTGGCCCAACCACATCCATGCCTGCGCCATGCGCGGTATTCCGGTGGCGCTGGCCAATGCACGGTTGTCGGCACGTTCGGCCAAGGGCTACGCGCGCTTTGCCAAACTGACAGCGCCGATGCTCTCGCAAATGAGTTTGTTCGCGGTACAGACCGAGACCGAAGCCCAGCGTTTCCTGAGCCTGGGGGCTCGCTCGGACACCATAGAGGTGACCGGCTCGATCAAGTTCGACCTGACCATCGACCCGCAGCTACTGGAGCGCGCGGCCGCCTTGCGCGAGCAATGGGGGGCCAGCGAGCGCCCGGTATGGATCGCCGCCAGTACCCATGAAGGTGAGGATGAAGTGGTGTTGGCGGCGCATCGTCAGTTGCTCGCCAACTACCCCAATGCGTTGCTGATCCTGGTGCCACGCCACCAGGAGCGCTTTGCTCCGATGTACGAACTGTGCGAGCAGCAAGGGTTTGCCACGGTGCGCCGCTCCGCGGGTGAACCCGTCGATGCGCACACTTCAGTGCTGCTCGGCGACACCATGGGGGAACTGCTGTTTCTGTACGCCCTGGCCGACAGTGCGTTCGTTGGCGGCAGCCTGGTGCCGACCGGCGGGCACAATCCGCTGGAACCGGCGGCGCTGGCCAAGCCGGTGATCATGGGGCCGCACGTGTTCAACTTCCTGGAAATCACCGCGATGCTGCGGGATGCCGGGGCGTTGCGCGAAGTGGATGACGCCGAAGGTTTGGCTGAAGCCGTGCGTCAGTTGTTCGAGCTGCCGCAGGATGCGCGCAGGATGGCCGAAGCGGGGCTCAGGGTGATGCGGGCCAATCAAGGGGCTTTGCAGCGCTTGCTGGACGGGTTGGACAGGCTGATTAGCCATTGA